From Levilactobacillus zymae, a single genomic window includes:
- the gnd gene encoding phosphogluconate dehydrogenase (NAD(+)-dependent, decarboxylating) produces the protein MKIGLVGLGKMGLNLAQNMMDHGTEVVGFDLNQDFVTAASGFGAEAATSLDDLLSKLPSPKVVWLMLPAGKPTESTIATLTDVLAAGDYIVDGGNSFWKNSVEDAKKAEAKNINFFDCGTSGGKSGARHDGHFMIGGTSQESFDAVLKPIFEGIAQTNGYLYTGAAGSGHYLKMVHNGIEYGMMEAIGEGFDVLEHSEFNYDNEAVARLWNSGSVVRSWLMELAQEAFAKDANLDEIKGTMHSSGEGMWTLQEAMDQQVPTPVIALSLMMRYRSMEDDTFTGKVVSALRNGFGGHAVDKA, from the coding sequence ATGAAAATTGGATTAGTTGGATTAGGCAAGATGGGCTTGAACTTGGCCCAAAACATGATGGATCACGGCACCGAGGTTGTGGGGTTCGACTTGAACCAGGACTTTGTGACTGCCGCTTCTGGTTTTGGCGCCGAGGCCGCAACGTCACTGGACGACCTGCTAAGCAAGTTGCCATCCCCTAAAGTGGTTTGGCTGATGCTGCCAGCCGGTAAGCCAACCGAAAGCACGATTGCCACGTTAACCGATGTTTTGGCCGCCGGCGACTACATCGTTGACGGGGGGAACTCCTTCTGGAAGAACTCCGTAGAAGACGCCAAGAAGGCCGAAGCTAAGAACATCAACTTCTTCGATTGCGGAACGTCTGGTGGGAAGTCTGGCGCTCGTCACGACGGGCACTTCATGATCGGGGGAACGTCCCAAGAATCCTTTGACGCCGTTTTGAAGCCAATCTTTGAAGGTATCGCTCAAACCAACGGTTACCTCTACACGGGGGCTGCGGGTTCCGGTCACTACCTGAAGATGGTTCACAACGGGATCGAATACGGGATGATGGAAGCCATCGGTGAAGGCTTCGACGTGCTGGAACACAGCGAATTCAACTACGACAACGAAGCCGTTGCCCGGTTGTGGAATTCTGGTTCTGTGGTCCGGTCCTGGCTGATGGAATTGGCTCAAGAAGCCTTTGCCAAGGATGCCAACCTGGACGAAATCAAGGGAACCATGCACAGCTCCGGCGAAGGGATGTGGACCTTACAAGAGGCCATGGACCAACAAGTGCCAACGCCGGTCATTGCCCTGTCCTTAATGATGCGTTACCGGTCAATGGAAGACGATACCTTTACGGGTAAGGTCGTTTCCGCTCTCCGGAATGGGTTTGGTGGCCACGCGGTCGACAAAGCCTAA
- the gntK gene encoding gluconokinase, with amino-acid sequence MDYLIGIDVGTTSTKAVIYDKKGKIYGYANKLYPLIQENADMAEEDPDVIFDATVAALKEVTGKVDGKILGVSWSTQQHSLIALDQDHKPLTNAITWADNRSEKYASAMDKDGSGLELYKRTGLPNHPMGPVYKILWLKNEHPDIYKQTRYWVGLKEYLIYRYFGQLKEEYGMAAATGLFNIHTMDWDEESLKLTGVTRDQLPELVEATYQVKGLKPEYAKEIGFDEDMPFIMGGTDGALSGIGSGAIGDGEVSVTIGTSGVVRTFVDKPQIDPKGRIYCYPVMDGKWIIGGPVNNGGIVFRWVRDNLFAPEKALAKEMGEDPYDLLTKIASQVPAGSDGLIFHPFLGGERAPIWDGNARASFFGLTRQHNRSHMVRAALEGIVYNLYTVELALKEAAGEPKKVMASGGFARSPLWRQMLADIFEEPVTIAESFEAGCLGAMVIAQISLGLADNLSVVKNFIGKTNTYQPNPETYANYREIMPIYIRLGRKLESEYTAIAEYQRKREPKE; translated from the coding sequence ATGGACTATTTAATTGGAATTGATGTTGGGACCACGAGTACCAAAGCGGTCATCTACGACAAAAAAGGCAAGATTTACGGCTACGCCAACAAGCTGTATCCGTTAATTCAAGAAAACGCCGACATGGCCGAAGAAGATCCAGACGTGATCTTTGACGCCACGGTCGCCGCTTTAAAGGAAGTTACGGGTAAAGTTGATGGCAAGATCTTAGGGGTTTCCTGGTCGACGCAACAGCACAGTCTGATTGCCTTAGACCAGGACCACAAGCCACTGACTAACGCCATCACTTGGGCCGATAACCGCTCCGAAAAGTACGCTTCGGCGATGGATAAGGACGGCTCCGGCCTGGAACTCTACAAGCGGACCGGTCTGCCGAACCACCCGATGGGCCCCGTTTACAAGATTCTTTGGTTGAAGAATGAACATCCAGACATCTACAAGCAAACCCGTTACTGGGTTGGCTTGAAGGAATACCTGATCTACCGCTACTTCGGTCAATTAAAGGAAGAATACGGGATGGCTGCGGCCACCGGTCTGTTCAACATCCACACCATGGATTGGGACGAAGAATCTTTGAAGTTGACGGGTGTGACCCGCGACCAATTGCCTGAGTTAGTAGAAGCCACTTACCAGGTCAAGGGCTTGAAGCCCGAATACGCCAAGGAAATTGGGTTTGACGAAGACATGCCGTTCATCATGGGGGGGACCGATGGGGCCCTTTCCGGGATCGGTTCCGGTGCGATTGGCGACGGCGAAGTGTCCGTCACCATCGGGACTTCTGGCGTGGTCCGGACCTTCGTGGACAAGCCACAAATCGACCCGAAAGGCCGGATCTACTGCTACCCAGTCATGGACGGCAAGTGGATCATCGGGGGACCCGTTAACAACGGGGGGATCGTCTTCCGTTGGGTTCGCGACAACCTCTTTGCGCCCGAAAAGGCGTTGGCTAAGGAAATGGGCGAAGACCCATACGACCTGCTGACCAAGATTGCCAGCCAAGTTCCTGCCGGTTCCGATGGCCTGATCTTCCACCCATTCTTGGGTGGCGAACGGGCCCCAATCTGGGACGGAAATGCCCGGGCTTCCTTCTTTGGCTTGACCCGGCAACACAACCGCTCCCACATGGTTCGAGCGGCGCTGGAAGGCATCGTTTACAACCTGTACACGGTTGAATTGGCCCTCAAGGAAGCCGCCGGTGAACCTAAGAAGGTCATGGCTTCCGGTGGCTTTGCCCGTTCACCACTCTGGCGGCAAATGTTAGCCGATATCTTCGAAGAACCCGTCACAATTGCGGAGTCCTTTGAAGCCGGCTGTTTAGGAGCCATGGTGATTGCCCAAATCAGTTTGGGACTGGCCGACAACCTTTCCGTGGTCAAGAACTTTATCGGGAAGACCAATACCTACCAACCCAACCCAGAAACTTACGCCAACTACCGGGAAATCATGCCGATTTACATCCGGTTGGGCCGGAAGCTGGAATCCGAATACACCGCCATTGCGGAGTATCAACGGAAACGGGAACCGAAGGAATAA
- a CDS encoding D-isomer specific 2-hydroxyacid dehydrogenase family protein, translating to MSEYKIAVVNSSSFGQVFTEHWKELEEIGEVKRFMLPTDIDGKSLAAKLKGYNIIIASVTPMFDQEFFDNTEGLLLISRHGIGFNNVDIKAAKEHGVKVAIVPQLVERDSVAENELANLMTLVRQTVAAAERERDDRYEDRAEFMGNELSGKTFGVIGCGNIGSRVAELFSVFGGQVFIADPDPKAPEGWLKNHNVQRVDLDTLLKNCDYVSLNASLNDGNYHLINAEKVAEMKKGAYICNNARGALVDETAILDGIKSGQLSGYAADAVEVEPVRASHPFLHNDRVLLTPHTSAYTYECLHGMGEKCVSDVKNLIANKPLVRELTSTLA from the coding sequence ATGTCAGAATATAAGATTGCGGTTGTGAACTCAAGTAGTTTTGGTCAAGTTTTCACGGAACACTGGAAGGAACTCGAAGAAATCGGTGAAGTCAAGCGCTTCATGCTGCCAACCGACATCGACGGTAAGTCCTTAGCCGCTAAGCTGAAGGGTTACAACATCATCATTGCGTCCGTAACGCCAATGTTTGATCAAGAATTCTTCGATAACACGGAAGGCTTATTACTGATTTCCCGTCACGGGATTGGTTTTAACAACGTTGATATCAAGGCCGCTAAGGAACACGGAGTCAAGGTTGCCATTGTGCCACAATTGGTTGAACGGGACTCCGTTGCCGAAAACGAATTGGCTAACTTGATGACGTTGGTTCGCCAAACGGTCGCTGCTGCGGAACGCGAACGGGATGACCGTTACGAAGACCGGGCCGAGTTCATGGGTAACGAACTCAGCGGGAAGACCTTTGGGGTCATCGGCTGTGGGAACATCGGTAGCCGGGTTGCTGAATTATTCAGTGTCTTTGGTGGCCAAGTCTTCATCGCCGATCCAGATCCTAAGGCCCCAGAAGGCTGGTTGAAGAACCACAACGTGCAACGGGTCGATCTGGACACATTGTTGAAGAACTGTGACTACGTTTCCCTGAACGCTTCCTTGAACGATGGCAACTACCACTTGATCAACGCCGAAAAGGTTGCCGAAATGAAGAAGGGCGCTTACATCTGCAACAACGCCCGGGGTGCTTTAGTTGACGAAACGGCCATCTTGGATGGGATCAAGTCCGGTCAGTTGTCCGGTTACGCTGCCGATGCCGTTGAAGTTGAACCCGTTCGTGCTAGCCACCCATTCTTACACAACGACCGCGTCTTATTGACGCCACACACCTCCGCTTACACTTACGAATGCTTACACGGCATGGGTGAAAAGTGTGTCAGCGATGTGAAGAACTTAATTGCAAACAAGCCACTGGTTCGGGAATTAACGAGCACGTTGGCCTAA
- a CDS encoding LacI family DNA-binding transcriptional regulator, which translates to MEEVTIRTIAQRANVSHTTVSRALNDSPLVKAATKQKIRQLADELGYVPNLNAKGLVEQHSFLIGVFFSDLDTGTSPSFLVDVIKRARNFLPKGYSLSLDSVESLSASGNVSRHQFDGAIVVSQSKDDDAFIETLIQRHLPVVVLNRIIARNDVFNFATNEYLGAKKILEYAIRMGHRRFGLIGGAASFVSAGDRQRGFADVIRDNGAETRSEWQREGNYLPESGYQAMRQILSAAETPTCVFATNDDMAAGAVRACQDLGYKVPADISIIGYDDMSYSKYLVPRLTTVRKPTDDLVQEGVSALTQLLNDPTMSPVQKVVEPTLIVRDSVKDLRE; encoded by the coding sequence ATGGAAGAAGTCACGATAAGAACCATTGCACAACGGGCCAACGTCTCGCATACCACGGTCTCGCGAGCGCTGAACGACAGCCCGTTAGTCAAGGCAGCCACCAAGCAGAAGATTCGGCAATTGGCCGATGAATTGGGCTATGTGCCAAACCTAAACGCAAAGGGGTTGGTAGAGCAGCACTCCTTTTTGATTGGGGTGTTCTTCTCCGACCTAGATACGGGGACTTCACCTAGTTTCTTGGTGGATGTGATTAAGCGGGCCCGGAACTTTTTGCCGAAGGGCTATTCGTTATCCCTCGATAGTGTGGAATCGCTAAGTGCGAGTGGTAACGTCTCACGGCACCAGTTTGACGGCGCCATTGTGGTCAGTCAATCCAAAGACGACGATGCGTTTATCGAAACCTTGATCCAACGGCACTTACCCGTGGTGGTCTTGAACCGGATCATTGCGCGTAACGATGTGTTCAACTTTGCCACCAACGAGTATTTGGGGGCCAAGAAGATCTTGGAGTACGCTATCCGGATGGGTCACCGCCGGTTTGGGCTGATCGGCGGGGCGGCGAGCTTCGTTTCTGCCGGGGATCGGCAACGGGGTTTCGCTGATGTCATTCGGGACAACGGGGCCGAGACGCGGTCGGAGTGGCAACGGGAAGGGAACTACCTACCCGAGAGTGGCTACCAGGCGATGCGGCAGATCTTAAGTGCCGCCGAAACACCGACCTGTGTCTTTGCGACTAACGATGATATGGCCGCTGGCGCAGTGCGGGCCTGTCAGGATCTGGGGTACAAGGTACCGGCCGATATTTCCATTATCGGGTACGATGACATGAGTTACTCGAAATACCTGGTGCCCCGGTTGACCACGGTGCGTAAGCCAACCGATGATCTGGTGCAAGAGGGCGTGAGCGCGTTGACGCAGCTACTAAACGATCCCACCATGTCGCCGGTGCAGAAGGTCGTGGAACCGACACTGATCGTGCGTGATTCCGTAAAAGACTTACGAGAATAG
- the uxuA gene encoding mannonate dehydratase → MEMGFRWYGQHDDAISLANIRQIPNVTQVVGALFDIPVGDVWPLDKILDLKRQIEAAGLKFTTVESVNIHDDIKIGRPSRDHYIANYQATIRNLAQVGVTTICYNFMPIFDWVRTNLHYPLADGSTALAFEERYTQKAPEEIIHDVQSQANGYVLPGWEPDRLAEVQRLFTAYADVDAARLSANLKYFLDTIMPVCEECHVQMALHPDDPPMPIFGLPRIYKNAADMRAIVALNPSPMNGFTICTGSLGENPDNDVPAIIREFVPTGRVPFVHARNIKHMGQHQDFHESGHLSKDGSLDMFAIMQALHDTGFDGIIRPDHGRDIWGEQGRPGYGLYDRALGIAYLNGLWEAISKTK, encoded by the coding sequence ATGGAGATGGGATTTCGGTGGTATGGTCAACACGACGATGCCATTTCCCTGGCGAACATTCGCCAAATTCCCAACGTCACCCAAGTGGTGGGGGCGCTATTCGATATTCCGGTGGGCGACGTTTGGCCGCTCGATAAGATTCTGGACCTTAAACGTCAAATTGAGGCTGCCGGTTTGAAATTTACCACGGTAGAATCGGTCAACATTCACGATGATATCAAGATTGGCCGGCCTAGTCGGGATCACTACATCGCGAACTACCAAGCCACGATTCGCAACTTGGCTCAGGTCGGTGTGACCACGATTTGCTACAATTTTATGCCGATTTTTGACTGGGTCCGGACTAACCTGCACTATCCGCTAGCGGATGGCTCGACGGCGCTGGCCTTTGAGGAACGTTACACGCAAAAGGCCCCCGAAGAGATCATCCACGACGTGCAAAGTCAGGCGAACGGCTACGTCTTACCCGGGTGGGAACCCGATCGCTTGGCCGAGGTACAGCGGTTGTTTACCGCCTACGCCGACGTGGATGCGGCCCGGTTAAGTGCGAACCTCAAGTACTTTTTGGACACCATCATGCCGGTGTGTGAGGAGTGTCACGTTCAGATGGCACTGCACCCAGATGATCCGCCGATGCCGATTTTTGGCTTACCGCGAATCTACAAGAATGCGGCCGACATGCGGGCCATCGTGGCGCTCAATCCGTCGCCCATGAACGGCTTTACCATCTGTACGGGAAGCCTGGGCGAAAACCCCGATAATGACGTGCCGGCGATCATCCGTGAGTTCGTGCCCACGGGCCGGGTACCGTTCGTTCACGCCCGGAACATTAAACATATGGGGCAACACCAGGACTTTCACGAGTCCGGTCACCTGTCTAAAGACGGTTCGTTAGACATGTTTGCCATCATGCAGGCCCTACACGATACCGGGTTTGACGGGATTATTCGCCCCGATCACGGCCGTGATATCTGGGGAGAACAAGGGCGTCCCGGCTACGGGCTCTATGACCGCGCCTTAGGGATTGCCTACCTTAACGGGCTGTGGGAAGCCATTAGTAAGACCAAGTAG
- a CDS encoding glycoside-pentoside-hexuronide (GPH):cation symporter: MSEAVTSPHSETEETKDEMINDSSRHIPMRQKIAYGFGDFGNGFMFDLGQAYLTKFWIDACGIGAGAVAGIFAFTKIFDAFMDPIAGSVIDNRKKIGKAGKFRPVMMISAIILGIMTVVTFTMPSGLSGTQKVIYAYAAYMIWGLVYSFTNDPYGSLASVMSRNSQDRSFMATSRQVGSVGAQFIAGVAFIPLMGMIANGNTGVKEEHGYFWAAAIFAVIGVLMFAVCYFGTRENVKVHRNTGATAEKEGFKDYIKVIFKNGPLGALILMTLFTISAMNTNNQMMVFYAQYNLGNIGLQPLINAIMMGCSIVGVFMIPTLTKHFGQKRTAMWSFVIGAIANILNFFLPENVIVFIVLVTIGYTALAIPNGITWAMVSNAIDYGEWRSGKRKEAITYAAFNFSRKIAQSLAALVSAGVLALTGYVANAHQTAGALRGIKAAMTLYPGFCLLLAAVVIGFLYKLDEKRFAEIADDLDHGRWEGGKLKGNIK, encoded by the coding sequence ATGAGCGAGGCAGTAACTAGTCCCCATTCAGAGACCGAAGAAACCAAAGACGAAATGATTAATGATTCATCTCGTCACATTCCGATGCGGCAAAAGATTGCGTATGGGTTTGGGGACTTCGGGAACGGGTTCATGTTTGACTTAGGGCAAGCATACCTGACAAAGTTCTGGATTGATGCGTGTGGTATCGGTGCCGGTGCAGTTGCCGGAATCTTCGCCTTTACCAAGATTTTCGATGCGTTTATGGATCCCATCGCCGGTTCCGTCATTGATAACCGGAAGAAGATCGGTAAGGCTGGGAAATTCCGACCAGTCATGATGATTTCAGCTATTATTCTTGGGATTATGACAGTCGTTACCTTCACGATGCCTAGTGGGTTGAGTGGAACGCAAAAGGTCATCTACGCCTACGCGGCTTACATGATCTGGGGCTTGGTTTATTCATTTACTAACGATCCGTACGGGTCGCTAGCGTCCGTAATGTCCCGGAACTCCCAAGACCGGAGCTTCATGGCGACGTCACGGCAGGTTGGGTCCGTTGGGGCTCAATTCATCGCCGGGGTAGCCTTCATTCCGTTGATGGGGATGATTGCTAACGGCAACACCGGGGTCAAAGAAGAACACGGTTACTTCTGGGCAGCCGCCATCTTCGCCGTTATCGGGGTTCTGATGTTTGCCGTTTGTTACTTCGGAACGCGAGAAAACGTGAAGGTTCACCGAAACACTGGGGCCACCGCCGAAAAGGAAGGGTTCAAAGATTACATCAAAGTTATCTTTAAGAACGGTCCTTTGGGTGCCTTAATTCTGATGACCTTGTTCACGATTTCTGCCATGAACACCAACAACCAAATGATGGTGTTCTACGCACAATACAACTTAGGTAACATCGGCTTACAGCCATTAATCAACGCGATTATGATGGGCTGCTCGATCGTCGGGGTCTTCATGATTCCAACGCTGACGAAGCACTTCGGGCAAAAGCGGACGGCAATGTGGAGCTTCGTGATTGGCGCGATTGCCAACATTTTAAACTTCTTCTTACCCGAAAATGTCATCGTTTTCATCGTCCTGGTTACCATCGGTTATACGGCGTTAGCTATTCCTAACGGGATTACTTGGGCCATGGTGTCCAACGCCATCGACTACGGTGAATGGCGTTCTGGGAAGCGGAAGGAAGCCATCACGTACGCGGCGTTCAACTTCTCCCGGAAGATTGCGCAATCCTTGGCGGCTCTGGTGAGTGCCGGGGTGCTGGCTTTGACCGGTTACGTGGCCAACGCACATCAAACTGCGGGGGCCCTCCGGGGGATCAAGGCGGCGATGACGCTTTACCCAGGCTTCTGTCTGTTATTGGCTGCCGTGGTCATCGGCTTCTTATACAAGCTGGATGAAAAGCGGTTTGCTGAAATTGCCGACGACTTGGATCACGGTCGTTGGGAAGGCGGTAAGTTGAAGGGTAACATCAAGTAA
- a CDS encoding tagaturonate epimerase family protein: MDLQKLVSDVHEILAANGDYSNLSDKDIYVNSIQVDVRNVYFDLHQTVNKQTVKSLVVYEDRDDVKDFDARESIADADKTLIVGDLNEQNWHALTKRFNWLKPTSRHGHKYTFGLGDRLGLASNAHLRLFKGRGIMPVLAQQSIRELLLTNRTETDVLLDAGWAVFDEGFTTGWADDGDHVKNPHEVDYAIKAGCTMITLDSTEKIHNEIADLTDEQLDAKYNALDDDLVKYFNDTYLDKTFQINDQASVHFSKKDVEQSVLIFNGAVQYAIFIYHKFIKPYNLDFEISMDEAIVPTTPANHYFFANELHEAGITPETIAPRFYGEFQKAIDYIGDVKRFEREFVIHEAIAEHFGYKLSIHSGSDKLSVYEIIGRLSNKHGWHVKTAGTNWLEALRVIAHADPKLMQEIYKFSYENLDDVAAFYVFNAQTDGKAPKPETINDSNVMTLLQDDDARQVLHTMYGSILNYQKSYRYVFRDKFFKILKENQAQYDKYLIAHIAQHIDLLQGKAKTKAEVQAKYEPKD; this comes from the coding sequence ATGGATTTACAAAAATTAGTTTCAGACGTCCATGAAATCTTAGCCGCAAACGGCGACTACTCAAACCTGTCAGACAAAGACATTTACGTGAACTCAATCCAAGTTGACGTTCGTAACGTGTACTTTGACTTACACCAAACGGTTAACAAGCAAACGGTTAAGAGCTTAGTGGTTTACGAAGACCGCGACGATGTCAAGGACTTCGATGCCCGTGAAAGCATTGCCGATGCTGATAAGACGTTGATCGTCGGTGACTTGAACGAACAAAACTGGCACGCTTTGACGAAGCGCTTCAACTGGTTGAAGCCAACTTCTCGTCACGGCCACAAGTACACCTTTGGGTTAGGTGACCGTTTAGGCTTAGCTTCCAATGCTCACTTGCGCTTATTCAAGGGCCGCGGCATCATGCCTGTTCTGGCTCAACAATCCATCCGGGAACTCCTTTTGACCAACCGGACTGAAACCGACGTTCTGTTGGATGCCGGCTGGGCCGTCTTCGACGAAGGCTTCACCACTGGCTGGGCCGATGATGGTGACCACGTTAAGAACCCTCACGAAGTGGATTACGCCATCAAGGCTGGTTGCACCATGATCACCCTGGACTCCACTGAAAAGATTCACAACGAAATCGCTGACTTAACTGACGAACAATTGGATGCTAAGTACAACGCTTTGGACGACGACCTGGTTAAGTACTTCAACGATACTTACTTGGACAAGACGTTCCAAATCAACGACCAAGCTTCCGTTCACTTCAGCAAGAAGGACGTTGAACAATCCGTCTTAATCTTCAACGGGGCCGTTCAATACGCCATCTTCATCTACCACAAGTTCATCAAGCCTTACAACTTGGACTTCGAAATTTCCATGGATGAAGCGATCGTCCCAACGACGCCAGCTAACCACTACTTCTTTGCTAACGAATTACACGAAGCCGGCATCACCCCTGAAACCATTGCGCCACGGTTCTACGGTGAATTCCAGAAGGCCATCGACTACATCGGTGACGTTAAGCGCTTCGAACGTGAATTCGTGATTCACGAAGCCATTGCGGAACACTTCGGCTACAAGTTGAGTATCCACTCCGGTTCCGATAAGCTTTCCGTTTACGAAATCATCGGTCGCTTATCCAACAAGCACGGCTGGCACGTTAAGACTGCCGGGACCAACTGGTTGGAAGCGCTGCGGGTCATTGCCCACGCCGATCCAAAGTTGATGCAAGAAATCTACAAGTTCTCTTACGAAAACTTGGATGATGTGGCCGCCTTCTACGTCTTCAACGCCCAAACCGATGGCAAGGCACCAAAGCCAGAAACCATCAACGACAGCAATGTCATGACGTTGTTACAAGACGACGATGCTCGTCAGGTTCTGCACACCATGTACGGCTCCATCTTGAACTACCAGAAGAGCTACCGTTACGTCTTCCGTGACAAGTTCTTCAAGATCTTGAAGGAAAACCAAGCACAATACGACAAGTACTTGATTGCCCACATTGCCCAACACATTGACTTGTTACAAGGCAAGGCTAAGACTAAGGCTGAAGTTCAAGCTAAGTACGAACCAAAGGACTAA
- a CDS encoding GntR family transcriptional regulator — MQLKNMRSEAYSQLRYRIMHNKYTPGQKISEKVISDELGIGRTPVREAVIRVERDGLIDVVPQSGTYVSRIDMAMANNARFVRQILEVEIMLEATGKMNDDWYRKLQQNLANQVVVAQQGDPDAFFDLDEAFHKTFYLAADREVVWDWLQTLNMHLNRFRWMRLKVTNLDWQTLLDQHQAILDAVRRRELDDVRYSITKHLRLMLSERKYLLNKFPDYFVNVRPEDLTSADVPAHEPGTLDVRGILAETPTKHD, encoded by the coding sequence ATGCAATTAAAAAATATGCGAAGCGAAGCGTACAGTCAACTTCGTTACCGAATTATGCACAATAAATACACGCCGGGACAGAAAATTTCCGAAAAGGTGATTTCTGACGAGCTGGGGATCGGCCGAACACCGGTCCGTGAAGCGGTGATTCGGGTGGAACGGGACGGGCTGATTGACGTGGTGCCGCAAAGTGGGACCTACGTTTCGCGGATTGACATGGCCATGGCGAACAATGCCCGGTTTGTCCGTCAAATCTTGGAGGTCGAAATCATGCTGGAAGCCACTGGCAAGATGAACGACGACTGGTACCGTAAGCTGCAACAAAACCTGGCGAACCAAGTGGTGGTGGCCCAACAGGGAGATCCCGATGCGTTCTTCGATCTGGACGAGGCCTTCCATAAGACTTTCTACCTAGCGGCGGATCGCGAAGTGGTCTGGGACTGGCTACAGACGCTAAACATGCACCTGAACCGGTTCCGTTGGATGCGCCTAAAGGTGACCAACCTGGATTGGCAGACGTTGTTGGATCAACACCAGGCCATTTTGGATGCGGTCCGGCGACGCGAGCTCGATGATGTGCGCTACAGCATCACCAAGCACTTACGCTTAATGCTGAGCGAGCGGAAGTACTTACTCAATAAGTTCCCCGACTATTTCGTGAACGTCCGACCCGAGGACTTGACCTCGGCAGATGTTCCGGCCCACGAACCGGGCACCCTGGACGTGCGGGGAATTTTAGCAGAAACACCAACGAAACACGATTAG
- a CDS encoding sugar kinase, producing the protein MGTILTIGEPMVVFKAQEANASLTDAANFQKFSAGAELNVALGLARLGHATEYVSAVGQDPFGAYLQAEMRRNHVGVTNLVTKAAYPTGFYLKQNVDHGDPAVYYFRRGSAAAHYDLNDLRGVDLTQVKLAHLSGIFAALSAESLAVYRQLNRELLQHNIPVTFDPNLRPTLWSSTAEMVRVTNQLAQTATVVLPGLGEGETLTGSRDPAAIADFYLQQSEVTQLVVVKLGARGAYAQRATGEKLWVPGFHVAPVVDTVGAGDGFAVGLISALQEKQSLPAALRRACAIGAMAVQVMGDNDGYPTPAQLDAFYRNHQTQD; encoded by the coding sequence GTGGGAACGATTCTAACCATTGGCGAACCCATGGTGGTGTTTAAGGCCCAAGAGGCTAATGCTAGCCTGACGGACGCCGCCAACTTCCAGAAGTTTTCGGCGGGTGCCGAGTTGAACGTCGCGCTAGGGCTTGCGCGGCTAGGGCACGCCACGGAGTATGTGTCGGCGGTCGGTCAAGACCCTTTTGGTGCCTACCTGCAGGCCGAAATGCGCCGTAACCACGTGGGGGTCACTAATCTGGTGACCAAGGCGGCTTATCCGACCGGCTTTTATCTGAAACAAAACGTGGACCACGGTGATCCGGCGGTCTACTACTTCCGACGTGGGTCGGCGGCGGCCCATTACGACCTCAACGATCTACGGGGCGTCGACCTGACTCAGGTTAAATTAGCCCACCTGTCGGGGATCTTTGCGGCGTTATCCGCGGAGAGCCTGGCGGTGTACCGGCAATTAAACCGCGAGCTCTTACAGCACAATATTCCGGTGACCTTTGACCCGAACCTGCGGCCGACTTTGTGGTCCTCCACCGCCGAGATGGTGCGGGTTACCAATCAGTTGGCCCAGACGGCTACGGTGGTACTTCCTGGTTTAGGGGAAGGCGAAACGTTGACCGGGTCGCGGGATCCGGCAGCCATTGCTGACTTTTACCTGCAGCAAAGTGAGGTCACCCAACTTGTCGTGGTTAAGCTGGGCGCACGGGGGGCCTATGCTCAACGGGCGACCGGCGAAAAACTGTGGGTCCCCGGTTTTCACGTGGCGCCCGTGGTTGACACGGTCGGCGCGGGGGACGGTTTTGCCGTGGGATTGATTTCGGCGTTACAGGAAAAGCAGTCATTACCTGCCGCACTCCGGCGGGCCTGTGCGATTGGCGCCATGGCAGTTCAGGTCATGGGCGACAACGACGGTTACCCGACGCCCGCACAACTGGACGCGTTTTATCGCAACCATCAGACGCAAGATTAG